The Chryseobacterium geocarposphaerae genome window below encodes:
- a CDS encoding ATP-binding protein, with amino-acid sequence MAQFRTRARALDLLGRQQIAGIPTAINELFKNAHDAYADNVDIDYIRKDKLFVLRDNGLGMTKDEFESRWLTLGTESKFQNSKTSLPPVDSNKEPRPIMGEKGIGRLAIASIGPQVLILTKSNKEPTKKIVAAFINWRIFELPGLNLEDVVIPIRMFENIPTFEDIQLMKHDLINSLNSLYQTEKISEEDTKRIISLVEDFRISPFDLDQSLIGDFNLIDTTGTHFYINPTDESLNFDIDGEKDKSVSTKMEKMLLGFTNTMTPDHPIPKILPAFRDYKGIENTYTDIFNKENFFNPEDFRIADHHFSGEFDEYGQFSGNVNIYQVEEFSHKIPWSGNNYIKTECGPFKLNVAYLQGELKQSIMDAENHSRLIAKTNRHGGLYLYKDNIRILPYGNSDYDWLDIERNRTKSASYYFFSFRRMFGVIDISSELNKKLNEKAGREGFIENKAYRQFRDILKNFFVQLAADFFREGNGAGPKSETWVRKREERKSYYQALERRDKQAKVRKDKFQSSLNSFFENISKNAYGQEIDKLLNEIEKRFERVIHIEDDEEASQLLVDTENEAREIISDYINKIKINQPKGFTISKETRKDYEAYLIEFDKIQNGKYREASDQIDNWINDYSTRLQIEVSKRKRLEQAVDFISIQAEKASRQKQKEAKEALAEVSKNVMDLARELMIGLEDKIRDIKDDFKNIEINSSEDFDLVNERRRIEDEISKERDKVTFTLESVIKQLHEIYWNKDNNAEIVTSDQIADAMSEELEELRDRLQADVELSQLGLAVGVIHHEFSSTVNSIRGSIRDLKAWADVNDKLENVYNNIRVNFEHLDGYLGLFTPFNRRLYREKEQIPSNEIKIFLLDLFGARLERHNIQLKHTAGFQKRKLFGFRSTFYPVFVNIIDNAIHWLNQSNVEEKIIRLHADDSGFYISNNGPEILVQDSERIFDLGYTKKLNGRGMGLHISREVLNAEGYNLFLDSPRKDSNVTFKIATNNPVNG; translated from the coding sequence ATGGCGCAATTCAGAACAAGAGCAAGAGCATTAGATTTATTGGGAAGACAGCAGATTGCAGGCATACCTACTGCAATAAATGAACTATTTAAAAATGCTCATGACGCATATGCTGATAATGTTGATATAGATTATATAAGAAAAGATAAACTTTTTGTGCTTAGAGATAATGGTCTAGGCATGACAAAAGATGAATTTGAATCAAGATGGTTAACGTTGGGTACCGAAAGTAAATTTCAAAACTCCAAAACCTCTTTACCTCCTGTAGATTCTAATAAAGAGCCTCGCCCTATAATGGGAGAAAAAGGAATAGGGCGCCTTGCTATTGCTTCAATTGGTCCTCAAGTACTAATTCTTACTAAATCAAATAAAGAGCCTACTAAAAAGATTGTTGCTGCCTTTATAAATTGGAGGATTTTTGAATTACCTGGTTTAAATCTAGAAGATGTAGTTATACCAATTAGAATGTTTGAGAATATACCTACATTTGAAGATATTCAATTGATGAAGCATGATCTGATCAATTCTCTAAACTCTCTTTATCAAACCGAAAAGATATCTGAAGAAGATACTAAAAGAATAATCTCCCTTGTAGAAGATTTTCGAATTTCCCCTTTTGACCTGGATCAATCATTAATAGGAGATTTTAATTTGATTGATACTACAGGTACTCATTTTTATATAAACCCTACGGACGAGTCTCTAAACTTTGATATAGACGGAGAAAAGGACAAATCTGTGTCTACAAAAATGGAAAAAATGCTTTTGGGGTTTACAAATACAATGACTCCTGATCATCCAATTCCTAAGATTTTGCCGGCTTTTAGAGATTATAAGGGAATAGAAAATACATATACTGATATTTTTAATAAAGAAAATTTCTTCAATCCTGAAGATTTTAGAATAGCAGATCACCACTTTTCGGGTGAATTTGATGAATATGGTCAATTCTCTGGAAATGTTAATATATATCAGGTAGAAGAGTTTTCTCATAAAATACCTTGGTCGGGTAATAATTACATAAAAACCGAATGCGGACCTTTTAAATTAAATGTAGCATATTTACAAGGAGAACTTAAGCAATCAATTATGGATGCTGAAAATCATTCTCGTTTAATAGCAAAAACAAATAGACACGGAGGTTTATACTTATATAAGGATAATATTAGGATATTACCTTATGGAAACTCAGATTACGATTGGCTAGATATTGAAAGAAATAGGACTAAAAGTGCTTCTTATTATTTCTTTTCTTTTCGAAGGATGTTTGGTGTTATTGATATATCAAGTGAACTCAATAAGAAGCTTAATGAAAAAGCTGGTAGAGAAGGTTTTATAGAAAACAAAGCTTATCGTCAGTTCAGAGATATCTTAAAAAATTTCTTTGTTCAGTTAGCAGCTGACTTTTTTAGAGAAGGTAATGGTGCTGGTCCAAAATCTGAAACTTGGGTAAGAAAAAGAGAAGAGCGAAAGTCATACTATCAAGCTTTAGAGAGAAGAGACAAACAAGCAAAAGTTAGAAAAGATAAGTTTCAAAGTTCATTAAATTCTTTCTTTGAAAATATAAGCAAAAATGCATATGGCCAAGAGATAGATAAACTTTTGAATGAGATAGAGAAAAGATTCGAAAGAGTAATTCATATTGAAGATGATGAGGAAGCAAGTCAATTATTAGTTGATACTGAAAATGAAGCAAGAGAAATTATCTCTGATTATATTAATAAAATTAAAATAAACCAACCTAAAGGTTTTACCATTTCAAAAGAGACCAGAAAAGATTATGAGGCTTATTTAATAGAATTTGATAAAATTCAAAATGGAAAATATAGAGAAGCTTCTGATCAGATAGATAATTGGATAAATGATTATTCTACCCGTTTACAAATTGAAGTGAGTAAACGAAAAAGATTGGAACAGGCAGTTGATTTCATATCTATACAAGCTGAAAAAGCTTCACGACAAAAACAAAAAGAAGCAAAAGAAGCTTTAGCAGAAGTATCAAAAAATGTTATGGATCTTGCGAGGGAATTGATGATCGGATTGGAAGACAAAATACGAGATATTAAAGATGATTTTAAAAATATTGAAATAAATAGCTCAGAAGATTTTGATTTAGTCAATGAAAGAAGAAGGATTGAGGATGAAATTTCTAAAGAAAGAGACAAAGTAACATTTACTTTAGAAAGTGTTATTAAACAATTACACGAAATTTATTGGAATAAAGATAATAATGCTGAAATAGTTACAAGCGACCAAATAGCAGATGCTATGTCTGAAGAATTAGAAGAATTAAGAGATCGCCTTCAAGCAGATGTGGAATTGAGCCAGTTAGGACTAGCCGTAGGAGTTATACATCATGAATTTAGTAGTACAGTAAATTCGATTAGAGGTAGTATTCGAGATCTGAAAGCTTGGGCAGATGTTAATGACAAGTTAGAAAATGTTTACAATAATATCCGAGTAAACTTTGAACATCTAGACGGTTATTTAGGGCTTTTTACGCCTTTTAATAGAAGATTATACAGAGAAAAGGAGCAAATTCCTTCGAATGAAATAAAAATATTTTTATTGGATTTATTTGGAGCAAGGTTAGAAAGACATAACATCCAACTTAAACATACGGCTGGATTTCAAAAACGTAAACTATTCGGTTTCCGTTCCACATTTTATCCTGTTTTTGTAAATATAATTGATAATGCAATACACTGGTTGAATCAGTCAAATGTGGAAGAAAAAATCATTAGGTTGCATGCTGATGATTCTGGGTTTTACATTTCAAATAATGGTCCCGAAATCTTAGTTCAAGATTCGGAACGAATTTTCGATTTGGGATACACAAAAAAATTAAATGGTCGTGGTATGGGTTTACATATAAGCCGAGAAGTTTTAAATGCAGAAGGATACAATTTATTTTTGGATTCTCCACGTAAAGATAGTAATGTCACATTTAAAATAGCTACAAATAACCCTGTAAACGGATAA
- a CDS encoding DNA cytosine methyltransferase, giving the protein MEETNELKAIDFFCGAGGVTCGFREVGIKVLAGVDIDAKFKATYVKNNDAIFINEDVSNLSPEDLNKYVEVKKNDDNLIFVGCSPCQYYSNLKSDKTKSQKSRLLLEDFKEFVLYFRPGFVFIENVPGLETKVGSPIHNFKKSLRKEGYVFDQKVVNAKYFNVPQNRRRFVLIASRLNPEIKLPLQDKKKENILTVKKAIGNEKLFPKVEAGYIDNSIYMHTVSKVSDLNLRRLKHTPKDGGSRKNWENDKDLQLECYKEHDGHHDVYGRMYWDRPSPTITTRFIYTSTGRYSHPEQDRAISLREGATLQSFPLDYNFYSSNKGAVATMIGNAVPPKLARAIGETIFEHWKLWRNSEQEQEH; this is encoded by the coding sequence ATGGAAGAAACAAATGAATTAAAGGCTATAGATTTTTTTTGCGGTGCAGGAGGAGTGACTTGTGGTTTTAGAGAAGTCGGAATAAAAGTTTTGGCAGGAGTGGATATTGATGCAAAATTTAAAGCCACTTATGTTAAAAATAATGATGCAATTTTCATTAATGAAGATGTTTCAAATTTATCTCCCGAGGATTTGAATAAATATGTTGAAGTAAAAAAAAATGATGACAATCTAATCTTTGTAGGCTGTAGTCCATGTCAGTATTATTCTAACTTAAAATCTGATAAAACAAAATCTCAAAAGAGCAGATTGTTACTTGAGGATTTTAAAGAATTTGTTCTTTATTTTCGACCTGGTTTCGTTTTTATAGAAAATGTTCCTGGTTTGGAAACAAAGGTAGGAAGTCCAATACATAATTTTAAAAAAAGTTTAAGAAAGGAAGGTTACGTTTTTGATCAAAAAGTTGTTAACGCAAAATACTTTAATGTTCCTCAAAATAGAAGACGTTTTGTGTTAATAGCATCAAGACTTAACCCTGAGATTAAGTTACCTTTACAAGATAAAAAAAAGGAAAATATCTTAACGGTAAAAAAAGCTATTGGTAATGAAAAACTTTTTCCAAAGGTTGAAGCAGGCTATATTGATAATTCGATATATATGCATACAGTTTCAAAAGTTAGCGATTTAAATCTGCGAAGATTAAAACATACACCAAAAGATGGCGGTTCCAGAAAAAACTGGGAAAATGATAAAGATTTACAATTAGAGTGCTATAAGGAGCATGATGGTCATCATGATGTTTATGGAAGAATGTATTGGGATAGACCTTCTCCAACTATTACTACAAGATTCATATATACGAGTACAGGGCGTTATTCACATCCGGAACAGGATAGAGCTATTTCATTACGGGAAGGTGCAACATTGCAATCATTTCCTTTAGATTACAACTTTTACTCTTCAAATAAAGGTGCTGTAGCGACAATGATCGGTAATGCAGTTCCTCCCAAATTAGCTAGGGCTATAGGGGAAACAATTTTTGAACATTGGAAATTATGGCGCAATTCAGAACAAGAGCAAGAGCATTAG
- a CDS encoding helix-turn-helix domain-containing protein has translation MIVNLITKEDLQEFKTELLEDLQNLFQIKISQQKLWLRSSEVKALLKISSGTLQNLRTNGSLSYTRVGGTLYYNYKDIEEMLKQQQ, from the coding sequence ATGATCGTAAACCTAATTACTAAAGAAGACCTTCAGGAATTCAAAACCGAATTGCTGGAAGACCTACAAAACCTGTTTCAAATAAAAATTTCCCAGCAGAAATTATGGCTTCGTTCGTCAGAGGTCAAAGCACTTCTAAAAATCTCCTCCGGAACACTGCAAAACCTCCGTACCAATGGAAGCTTATCGTACACCCGTGTCGGCGGGACATTATATTACAATTACAAAGACATTGAAGAAATGCTGAAGCAGCAGCAATGA
- a CDS encoding helix-turn-helix transcriptional regulator codes for MNYQIFEPDQDLTAFIRCYWTLESPKEETPEKQTIVPDGCMEMIFHYGDLYKQYLNNRNSIIQPRCFVIGQLTRPLEIEPTGETGIFSVRFHPEGFLPFTTIPIKEMENTAVSLEKLFGKDGQEIEQQVINANSTLERIMLIEKFLLDRLTDIETIDRIVRSTVETIITANGQFSVDELSKLIQVNRRQLLRKFSSAIGLSPKQLSRTIRLQAALKMLMNDKFSNLAELAYENEYYDQAHFIKEFKEFTGATPKEFYSSHLTMSSLFYGTD; via the coding sequence ATGAATTACCAGATATTTGAACCGGATCAGGACTTGACAGCATTTATCAGATGTTATTGGACATTGGAAAGCCCGAAAGAAGAAACGCCTGAAAAGCAAACCATCGTTCCTGACGGATGTATGGAGATGATCTTTCATTATGGCGATCTATACAAACAATACTTGAATAATAGGAACAGCATTATCCAGCCCAGATGTTTTGTCATCGGGCAATTGACTCGACCACTTGAGATCGAGCCAACTGGCGAAACCGGAATTTTTTCCGTTCGCTTTCATCCGGAAGGTTTTTTGCCTTTTACTACCATTCCGATAAAAGAGATGGAAAACACCGCCGTTTCGTTGGAAAAGCTGTTTGGAAAGGATGGACAGGAAATTGAGCAACAGGTCATAAATGCTAATTCCACTTTGGAGAGAATAATGCTTATTGAAAAATTTTTACTGGATCGGCTGACTGACATAGAAACCATTGACCGCATTGTAAGATCAACTGTCGAAACGATTATAACAGCCAACGGACAATTCTCGGTCGATGAACTGTCCAAGCTTATCCAAGTCAATCGAAGACAATTGTTGCGTAAATTTTCTTCGGCCATCGGTCTAAGTCCCAAACAACTATCCAGGACGATTCGATTGCAGGCTGCACTCAAAATGTTGATGAACGATAAGTTCTCCAATCTCGCAGAACTGGCTTACGAAAACGAGTATTACGACCAGGCACACTTTATCAAAGAGTTTAAAGAATTTACCGGAGCTACGCCCAAAGAATTTTACAGTAGTCACCTTACGATGTCTTCGCTTTTTTACGGAACGGATTAA
- a CDS encoding DUF6265 family protein — translation MKTGAKFFITVISLAILYAWTIKQTNDIQKAEWLIGTWENKTQKGSIYETWTKTGNNELSGKSYSVKGKDTIVFENIRLVQEKKNLFYIPTVKNQNEGLPVRFAAKTISENQLVFENPQHDFPQIIAYTKITSDSLIAEISGIINGQKRKQTFPMKRVKR, via the coding sequence ATGAAAACAGGAGCAAAATTTTTTATTACAGTCATTAGTTTGGCTATTCTTTATGCCTGGACAATAAAGCAGACAAACGACATTCAAAAAGCGGAATGGCTGATCGGTACCTGGGAAAATAAAACCCAGAAAGGCAGCATCTATGAAACCTGGACCAAAACTGGCAATAATGAATTGTCGGGGAAAAGTTATAGTGTCAAAGGCAAAGACACGATCGTTTTTGAAAATATCCGGCTCGTGCAGGAAAAAAAAAATTTATTTTATATTCCGACTGTTAAAAATCAAAATGAAGGTCTGCCTGTTCGTTTTGCCGCCAAAACTATTTCTGAAAATCAATTGGTTTTTGAAAATCCACAGCACGACTTTCCACAGATCATCGCTTACACAAAAATCACTTCCGATTCATTGATAGCCGAAATTTCAGGTATCATAAACGGACAGAAACGCAAACAGACCTTTCCAATGAAAAGAGTGAAAAGGTAA
- a CDS encoding DUF421 domain-containing protein codes for MEDLLFENWEKLGQVGLMTIASFVILFLFIRISGKRTLAKFNAFDFVVTVALGSTLAYMMLAMVPLAEGVMVLFLIIALQYLFAKLASTSDKMEHLINSSPRLLFYKGKYLKENMNTEAITVDEINAVVRQEGIERLDDVLAVVIELNGEISVIKKSDSPGGKSSLEDLYIPDGEVAGDL; via the coding sequence ATGGAAGATTTGTTATTTGAAAATTGGGAAAAGCTTGGACAGGTTGGATTGATGACCATTGCCTCTTTTGTCATTCTATTCCTTTTCATCAGGATCTCAGGAAAAAGAACCCTGGCAAAGTTCAACGCTTTTGATTTTGTGGTGACGGTTGCTCTCGGTTCCACATTGGCTTATATGATGCTTGCGATGGTTCCATTGGCAGAAGGTGTAATGGTCTTATTTCTGATAATAGCTTTACAATACCTGTTTGCTAAATTGGCCAGTACCTCCGATAAGATGGAGCACCTGATCAATTCCTCTCCACGTTTACTGTTCTATAAAGGCAAATACCTCAAAGAAAATATGAACACCGAGGCCATAACGGTTGATGAGATTAACGCTGTAGTGCGTCAGGAAGGAATTGAAAGGTTGGATGATGTTTTGGCAGTTGTCATTGAGCTCAATGGAGAGATCAGCGTCATCAAAAAATCGGATTCTCCAGGCGGTAAAAGTTCTTTAGAGGATCTTTATATCCCTGACGGTGAGGTAGCGGGCGATCTGTAG
- a CDS encoding helix-turn-helix domain-containing protein yields the protein MFLLIFTINTYLEKKSEKTYDVVLAGVGVDIERLKNDVSPPKSTLSAEIRNRIRKNLQKFEDEKEFLKPNLSLKKIAIRVGTNPNYLSSYINTEKGMHFNRYLSELRIKYIAELLAEDHLAVHQKTEVLAKLCGIASRSNFLKLFSEIYGMSLQEYQHQCREKFAANDRF from the coding sequence ATGTTTTTACTTATATTCACTATAAACACTTATCTGGAAAAGAAGTCCGAGAAAACATACGATGTGGTCTTAGCGGGTGTGGGTGTTGATATTGAGAGATTAAAAAATGATGTCTCACCGCCAAAATCCACATTGAGTGCAGAGATTCGCAACAGAATTCGGAAGAATCTACAGAAATTTGAAGACGAAAAAGAGTTTTTGAAACCGAACCTGAGTTTGAAAAAAATTGCAATAAGAGTAGGGACAAACCCTAATTATCTATCTTCCTACATTAACACGGAGAAAGGAATGCATTTTAACCGTTACCTAAGTGAGTTGCGCATTAAGTATATCGCCGAATTGCTCGCAGAAGATCATTTAGCAGTTCATCAGAAAACAGAAGTTCTTGCCAAACTATGTGGAATTGCCTCTCGTTCCAACTTTCTAAAACTGTTTTCGGAGATCTATGGTATGTCGCTGCAAGAGTATCAGCATCAGTGCAGAGAAAAGTTTGCTGCGAATGACAGATTCTAA
- a CDS encoding MauE/DoxX family redox-associated membrane protein: MKYLKKIIPFVVSIYFVILFCYAAISKILDFEKFQNQISASPLLNGFSQFLPYTIIIVESFIAGLLCYRKTRTIGLIGSFILMLIFTGYIALLIRTSKNLPCSCGRILEKMSWHQHLYFNIGCVILSLIALGLNLKYSRPAE, from the coding sequence ATGAAATATTTAAAAAAAATAATACCATTTGTGGTAAGCATTTACTTTGTTATTCTCTTCTGCTATGCAGCTATCAGTAAGATATTGGATTTCGAAAAGTTCCAGAATCAAATTTCAGCATCACCATTGTTGAATGGATTTTCGCAATTCCTGCCTTACACGATAATCATTGTTGAATCTTTTATTGCAGGATTATTATGCTACCGGAAAACCAGAACTATTGGACTGATAGGAAGCTTTATTTTGATGCTCATCTTTACTGGATATATTGCTTTACTAATAAGGACAAGTAAAAATCTCCCTTGTTCCTGTGGCAGAATATTGGAGAAAATGAGCTGGCATCAGCATTTATATTTCAATATTGGCTGTGTTATTCTTTCTCTTATCGCTTTAGGTTTAAATCTAAAATACAGCAGGCCTGCTGAATAA
- a CDS encoding RagB/SusD family nutrient uptake outer membrane protein, whose product MKKSFKITLGLLSVLMISTSCNRFLDEKSDSTLAVAVSLEDNQALMDRLSDVVINFASSGLASCDELYLSDADFDAMEYQEDKSLYTWQKDHVSASQGVGNDWYYTYRGIYISNVVLNNLDTYAIPGAENVRGQALAMRAIRYLDAAQIWCPAYSSSKASTDLGLPLRLDPDMNIPSQRSTVKQTYDQVLKDLHEAVDLLPVKQVAASRPSKITALAYLARTYLFMGDYQKSLAYALQALSYQNTLLDFNTLNVTESYPIKNMNVEVLLRTTMRISAPVRFAAAKVTDTLYQSYHSNDIRKSAYFTVNANGDISFKGNYTGGSSGKMTSVTVDELYLIAAESYAQTDDITNSMMTLNSLLIKRWKTGTYIPFTAGSKQEALAIIKNERCKELLFRGIRWADLKRYNRDGANITLTRTVKGQTYTLPPNDLRYAIAIPEEIITLSGMPQNPR is encoded by the coding sequence ATGAAAAAGTCATTTAAAATAACATTAGGATTATTATCTGTATTAATGATATCGACAAGCTGTAACCGCTTTTTAGATGAAAAGTCTGATTCGACACTGGCCGTGGCTGTGAGCCTTGAAGATAATCAGGCATTGATGGACCGCCTTTCTGATGTGGTCATCAATTTTGCATCCAGCGGACTGGCTTCCTGTGATGAGCTCTATTTGTCGGATGCCGATTTTGATGCTATGGAATATCAGGAGGATAAGAGCCTGTATACATGGCAGAAAGATCATGTATCCGCCAGCCAGGGTGTAGGCAATGATTGGTATTATACTTACAGAGGTATTTATATTTCCAATGTTGTTCTCAATAACCTGGACACCTACGCCATCCCGGGAGCCGAAAACGTAAGAGGACAGGCATTGGCAATGAGAGCGATACGGTATCTGGACGCAGCGCAGATCTGGTGTCCTGCCTATAGCAGTAGTAAAGCTTCAACAGATTTGGGACTTCCGCTGCGTTTGGATCCGGATATGAATATTCCCTCCCAGCGTTCTACAGTGAAACAAACCTATGATCAGGTCCTGAAAGACCTGCATGAAGCTGTGGATCTTTTGCCGGTCAAACAGGTTGCTGCCAGCAGACCATCTAAAATTACGGCATTAGCATACCTTGCAAGGACTTATCTATTTATGGGCGATTATCAGAAATCCCTAGCCTATGCCTTGCAGGCGTTGAGCTATCAAAATACGCTCTTGGATTTCAATACACTGAACGTAACAGAATCATACCCCATCAAAAATATGAATGTTGAAGTTTTGCTGCGGACAACTATGAGGATTTCAGCACCCGTACGCTTTGCAGCAGCTAAAGTGACTGATACGCTGTATCAGAGTTATCATTCTAATGACATCAGAAAGTCCGCTTATTTCACAGTAAATGCTAACGGTGATATTTCTTTTAAGGGCAATTATACCGGAGGCTCCTCAGGGAAAATGACAAGTGTTACAGTGGATGAATTGTACCTGATCGCAGCAGAATCCTATGCTCAAACAGACGACATTACAAATTCTATGATGACACTAAATAGTCTCCTTATTAAAAGATGGAAAACCGGAACCTATATCCCTTTTACAGCCGGCTCAAAGCAAGAGGCCTTAGCGATCATTAAAAATGAAAGATGCAAGGAACTCTTGTTCAGGGGAATTCGCTGGGCAGATCTTAAGAGGTATAACCGGGACGGGGCCAATATTACGTTAACAAGAACGGTCAAAGGACAAACTTATACGTTGCCTCCGAATGACCTTCGGTATGCAATAGCCATCCCGGAAGAAATTATAACGCTAAGCGGAATGCCTCAGAATCCAAGATAA